TCCAAGGTGTGCAGCCGTTTTTAAACGGAACGATGTCGAATCAACGCAGCTCGGCTGATGTGCGCGGACCTTGAGCGATGCTGAGAAAACAGGTGAATCAGAAATAAGAAGCCGGCTTCAGTCGATCTTTTCAATTTTGAGATCGTCGACCTTCAGTGTTCCCGTGCCTCCGTTCAAACCTAACTGAATCACGGCTTCGCGGGCCTGGGGTGGCACGTTGATGGTCTTTTTCACCTGGTGCCAGTCGCGGCTGCCAATCCAGGGTCCGAGGTAGGCCTGCCCGATATTGCGACGAATCTTATCATAAAAATGAATGATCAGTCCGGGCTTCTGATAAGCCTTGGTTCCCTGTGCCGTATTCAGATAGCCGACCTGCATGCTGATTTCGAGACTCTTGATTTTGGAGCCGTCAATCGCCATCCCCTGCAGAATCTGTGAGAGCTGATCGCGGACGTCATTTTCAAACTGCAGATAGGATTTGCCTTCGGGTGCCTCATCCGTCATGCGTGAGACGCGGCGCTGATAGTGCCAGTTATCGACTTTCTGATCCTGGTTGGCATCGACTTCAAATGTGCCGTTGACGATTTCCGGATGCAGGGGATCCGGTTTGACTTCCCGATTGTCTTCCGAGCGTCCCGTCATGGGGACGAACAGGGTGGGAATCAGGCGTTTGTGTTTGAGCTGTCCCTTTTCTTTCTGGAACAGATGAAACACCTGCTGATACCTTTCACCGAGGGGAATCAGCAGTGTGCCCCCCTCTTTAAGCTGATCGATCAGCGGCTGGGGAACTTTTTCCGGCGAGCAGGTCACGATGATCTTGTCGAAGGGTGCCTCTTCCGGCCAGCCGAGATAACCATCACCGATCCGGGTGTGTACGTTATCGTAGCCGAGCTGTTTCAGTCGAACCGCCGCCTTCTTACCGAGACCCTCGACAATTTCAATCGTGTAGACATCCTTGACCAGTCCGGAGAGGACGGCTGCCTGAAATCCGCTGCCGGTACCGATTTCGAGCACCTTGTCGGTCGGCTGAGGATCGATGGTTTCGGTCATGTAGGCGACGATATAAGGGGGAGAAATCGTCTGTTTGTACCCGATAGGGAGCGCCAGATCCTGGTAGGCCAGATGTTTGAGATTCGAACTGACAAACTCGTGGCGGGGCACCTGCCGCATGGATGAGAGCACGCGCTGGTTTTTAATGCCTTCGCCCTCAATGTAACGCGTGACCATCTCGTTACGCTGGTTGCGGAAATATTCGTTGTTTTGCGAAAACGCGGGCTGGCAGAGCCCCAGCAAAGCGGTCAGGAAAAGCAGACTGAGCACATTTTTATTCAATCGCTGCATGAAATCTTCCTCTGGTCAGCGGAGAGGTTTAAATAGTGTTTATTTGTATGATAGTGATGAAATTATAGCAGTTTGGGGTATTTCACGTTAATGGCGATTTTTGATTTCAAAGCGGGATTGGACAGATTGGTTTATGATTTTCTGATTTCTATCCACACAATCAACAGAATCCGCTATCATCCGGCGGTGTGATAAACTTTTCAGGATTCTTAAGTGAATGGACTCCCGGAACATGCGACCGTTTTTCGTTGTACTGAGTATTGGATGTCTGTGGTGCCTGCCTGGATTGCAGGGCTGTAGTAGTGGTGATGCTTCCTCGAAAGCAGAGACGGCGAAAGCGGCTGTCAGCGAGGAATCGGAAAGCACCGCTGAAACTGCGCCAGAACCGGCTGAAGCAGAGTCGAAGACCGTCAGTGTCAGTGAACCCGTCGATCCTCAGGCCGAGGTCAAAGAGGCTTTCGAAAAGTTGCTCGCAATCCGTACCGAACCCGATCCCGATGAATGGCAGGCCGCCGACAAAAAACTGGTCGCCTTCGGTAAGACTGCCGTTCCCACACTAACGGAAGGGCTTACACACACCGATCCGGGTGCACGCGAACTGGCCAGTATGTATCTGGCGAGCCTGGGACCTGACGCGGAAGCGGCGGCCCCCGCTCTGGTGGAAGTTCTGTCGGATGAATCCCCCTTCACGCAGGTCAACGCTGCTTCAACCCTGACGCATTTTCCTAAACACCGCGACAAGGCCATTCCGGTTCTGATCGAGCTGACCCGGCACAGTGATCCCAATACGCGACTGACGGCCGTCTATTCGCTGGGAAATCTGGAAGAACACTCTACCGCGCAGGTAGAGGCCATCCAGGCGGCTTTGAATGATGAGAACAGCGACGTCCAACTGGCGGCCATTAAAGTTCTGGGCCAGATGGGGCAGCCGGCCAAAGCCTCGCTGACCGAACTTCAATCGCTGATCGATAATCAGAATACCAGCGACGATCTCCGCGAAGCAGCAGTGGCTTCTAAAGATCAAATCGAACAGGCGCAGAAATAAGCGCGGCGGCAGCCAGACTTTCTGCTGACCATTAAGCTTTCGACAACGCTCCCGGTCTGTCTCGCGCGCCGGTTGTAGCGGTTCCCGCAGTTGTAGTATCTCGCAAAGCGGGGATCTCTCCGGAAACTGCCCCGACGCTGACGATTTTCAGAGATCTTTCTTAATTCTGTTTGACTCCCGGGAAAGCTGACCTACTTTTACTGGCAGAGAGGGGGCAACAATCCTCTCGCCAACATGCGAACATCATTTTCCTCCGCTTCTTCATCGAAGCGAGGATCTACAGCGCGGCAAGGAAAGCTGGGAGCTTTGAGGGGACCTTGCCGCGCTTTTTATCTTAAACCATCTGTCTGGATGGTGCTGGATATCCAGGTCGCTTTTGCTGCTTTGTGAATCAACGAACGGCAAATTCGATCGGCACCCTCAGGCGGACTGTTATGGAAAAAGGTCATGGCAACCAGAAACAGGTTGCAGCGATCTCGCCGCACCGGAATCACACTTGTGGAATCGTTAGTCTCTGTGACCATCACAGTGATTGCCGGTACTGCTCTGTTCTCAGCCATCGGTGCTTCTCTGGGAGCCAGTTATTCGGCTCTGAATTCCAACATCGGCGCAGGTCTGGCAGATCAACTGCTGGAAGAGATGTCCGCCGTTCGATTCCCGACCTCCAGTGATTCCCGTCCCACCGCGACCGGAAACCGCAGTCAGTTCAATGATCTGGATGACTATCACAAATGGTCCTCCACGCCGCCGGAGAATAAGACCGGATATGCATTGGGCAGCGAGCCATTAACCGTATTGAGCGCCTACCCGATTGCCCGTCCCACACTGCTGAAACCCGACAGCGATTTTTTACAGCGACTTACGCGCGAAGTCACCGTGGAAAAAATTCGCCTGAACAGCAGCTCGGAATGGGAAGTAACAACCAGCGACACTGATTATCGGCGCGTAACCGTCACCATCAAACTGGCGATGCAGGCCGGTGCTCCTCGACAGACCATTAAGGAAACCACACGTATTTTCAGCTATGTACCACTATCACCCTGATCAACGCGAGAAACAAACACGCCGTGCGAGTGGCCACCATTCGGACTGCGTTTGCTGCTGCGCAGGCACTGCTTCACGCGCGGGGGGTTTTACACTGGTGGAACTGCTGATGGCCATGTCGATCTCGGCAATTCTGGTCATGGCACTTGCGGGAATCGTTACCGCCACTCAGTCCGCCTGGAGACACACGCAGGGAATAGAAGATTCGCAGGCCGAAATCACCGCATCCTTCGACCGGATGCGGATGATGATCTCGCAGGCTGGTATTTACCAGGTGAATGGCCAGGCTCCCGAAGTGGGGCTGGCTGTTGTGACCCGCGCCTGGAATTACATCGATGTCCCAGACATTCTGGTGGTCTGGTCCGGCGGACGGAACGGGGGGATCAGCCAGAATGGAACCTTAAACCGGCTGCCTCGGATGAACGAAATTTTGATTTACACTTCGGATCCCGCAGACGCACATCAGTTTGTCGAAATCGCGTTGCCCGATTCTTCGGCGGAGATCGACTTTAACAGTTCGTCGTTCGACAACACGATTCGCACAGCAATTCAATCCAGCCAGGCGGAGAAGGCGCTACTGAGCAAGCGGCTGAAGAACAGTCAGTACCTGCTCTCGGGAAGTCCGTGGGGACCAACGGCGTCGAATCTGATTTTCACGATTACCCGTACTCCCGATGATGCGAGTCTGCAGGCCACGACTCCCGGCACGAGTGCCTGGATGAATCTTTCCTGGCCTCAGGGCACTGTGAGTGCGACCAGCGGGCTGCGTCAGGTGACCGTGAATTATGAAATCCAGTTTGAGACCGCAGAACAGAACACGTTAACCGACATCAACTCGGAAACCGCATTACCGTTTTTTGGATCTTGTTCGAGGTTGTATGCGTACACACCATA
This Gimesia chilikensis DNA region includes the following protein-coding sequences:
- a CDS encoding protein-L-isoaspartate(D-aspartate) O-methyltransferase, coding for MQRLNKNVLSLLFLTALLGLCQPAFSQNNEYFRNQRNEMVTRYIEGEGIKNQRVLSSMRQVPRHEFVSSNLKHLAYQDLALPIGYKQTISPPYIVAYMTETIDPQPTDKVLEIGTGSGFQAAVLSGLVKDVYTIEIVEGLGKKAAVRLKQLGYDNVHTRIGDGYLGWPEEAPFDKIIVTCSPEKVPQPLIDQLKEGGTLLIPLGERYQQVFHLFQKEKGQLKHKRLIPTLFVPMTGRSEDNREVKPDPLHPEIVNGTFEVDANQDQKVDNWHYQRRVSRMTDEAPEGKSYLQFENDVRDQLSQILQGMAIDGSKIKSLEISMQVGYLNTAQGTKAYQKPGLIIHFYDKIRRNIGQAYLGPWIGSRDWHQVKKTINVPPQAREAVIQLGLNGGTGTLKVDDLKIEKID
- a CDS encoding HEAT repeat domain-containing protein, giving the protein MDSRNMRPFFVVLSIGCLWCLPGLQGCSSGDASSKAETAKAAVSEESESTAETAPEPAEAESKTVSVSEPVDPQAEVKEAFEKLLAIRTEPDPDEWQAADKKLVAFGKTAVPTLTEGLTHTDPGARELASMYLASLGPDAEAAAPALVEVLSDESPFTQVNAASTLTHFPKHRDKAIPVLIELTRHSDPNTRLTAVYSLGNLEEHSTAQVEAIQAALNDENSDVQLAAIKVLGQMGQPAKASLTELQSLIDNQNTSDDLREAAVASKDQIEQAQK
- a CDS encoding type IV pilus modification PilV family protein gives rise to the protein MATRNRLQRSRRTGITLVESLVSVTITVIAGTALFSAIGASLGASYSALNSNIGAGLADQLLEEMSAVRFPTSSDSRPTATGNRSQFNDLDDYHKWSSTPPENKTGYALGSEPLTVLSAYPIARPTLLKPDSDFLQRLTREVTVEKIRLNSSSEWEVTTSDTDYRRVTVTIKLAMQAGAPRQTIKETTRIFSYVPLSP
- a CDS encoding prepilin-type N-terminal cleavage/methylation domain-containing protein, with the translated sequence MYHYHPDQREKQTRRASGHHSDCVCCCAGTASRAGGFTLVELLMAMSISAILVMALAGIVTATQSAWRHTQGIEDSQAEITASFDRMRMMISQAGIYQVNGQAPEVGLAVVTRAWNYIDVPDILVVWSGGRNGGISQNGTLNRLPRMNEILIYTSDPADAHQFVEIALPDSSAEIDFNSSSFDNTIRTAIQSSQAEKALLSKRLKNSQYLLSGSPWGPTASNLIFTITRTPDDASLQATTPGTSAWMNLSWPQGTVSATSGLRQVTVNYEIQFETAEQNTLTDINSETALPFFGSCSRLYAYTP